The Streptomyces camelliae genome window below encodes:
- a CDS encoding Gfo/Idh/MocA family protein, producing the protein MSRTQPPLRTALVGTGHRARLFTQALAARPGRQVAALCDPSPTRMAFHNRLLTEAGAAPAATWDPDRFTEMLAKEDIGEVVVTTVDSAHDHYIVPALEAGCRVVTEKPMTVDADRCARILEAVRTTGNSLTVAFNYRFNPVHEEVRRLLADGAVGEVLSVHFEWLLDVRHGADYFRRWHRDKRHSGGLTVHKASHHFDLVNWWLGDEPAEVFGYGRLGFYGAEAGERHGLRRDYVRAHGAPEAAGDPFALDLAADATLRALYLDAEGDDGYLRDRNVFDGPIGIEDDMAVLVRYARGATMTYHLTAYSPWEGYRVMVNGSAGRLELEVEESRWQSPAPQRTGGSGALHGDTSARHAGGVRLTLRPLWRPPADIPLRTAHEAHGGGDPRMLDALFGPVDAAGPGPGPRPVDGVGPGPVVGTGTAPTATERDGALALAVGLAANRAFETGRPVGVRELVPGLWSR; encoded by the coding sequence ATGAGCCGAACCCAGCCTCCGCTGCGCACCGCACTCGTCGGAACCGGCCATCGCGCCCGGTTGTTCACCCAGGCCCTCGCCGCCCGCCCCGGCCGCCAGGTGGCCGCCCTGTGCGACCCGAGCCCCACCCGGATGGCCTTCCACAACCGGCTGCTCACCGAGGCGGGCGCAGCGCCGGCCGCCACCTGGGACCCGGACCGCTTCACCGAGATGCTCGCCAAGGAGGACATCGGCGAAGTCGTCGTCACCACCGTCGACTCCGCCCACGACCACTACATCGTGCCCGCCCTGGAGGCCGGCTGCCGCGTGGTCACGGAGAAGCCGATGACCGTCGACGCCGACCGCTGCGCCCGCATCCTGGAGGCCGTCCGTACCACCGGCAACTCCCTCACGGTCGCCTTCAACTACCGTTTCAATCCGGTGCACGAGGAGGTACGGCGCCTGCTCGCCGACGGCGCGGTGGGCGAGGTGCTCTCCGTGCACTTCGAGTGGCTGCTCGACGTCCGCCACGGCGCCGACTACTTCCGCCGCTGGCACCGCGACAAGCGGCACAGCGGCGGCCTCACGGTGCACAAGGCGAGCCACCACTTCGACCTGGTCAACTGGTGGCTCGGCGACGAACCCGCCGAGGTCTTCGGCTACGGCAGGCTCGGCTTCTACGGCGCCGAGGCGGGCGAACGCCACGGCCTGCGCCGGGACTACGTCCGCGCCCATGGCGCGCCCGAGGCCGCGGGCGACCCCTTCGCGCTCGACCTCGCGGCCGACGCCACGCTGCGCGCCCTCTACCTCGACGCCGAGGGGGACGACGGCTATCTGCGCGACCGCAACGTCTTCGACGGCCCCATCGGCATCGAGGACGACATGGCCGTCCTCGTCCGGTACGCGCGCGGGGCCACGATGACCTACCACCTGACCGCCTACTCCCCGTGGGAGGGCTACCGGGTCATGGTCAACGGCAGCGCCGGCCGGCTGGAGCTGGAGGTCGAGGAGAGCCGTTGGCAGTCACCCGCCCCGCAGCGCACCGGCGGCAGCGGCGCGCTGCACGGGGACACGTCGGCCCGGCACGCGGGCGGCGTGCGCCTCACGCTGCGCCCGTTGTGGCGGCCTCCGGCCGACATCCCGCTGCGGACCGCGCACGAGGCACACGGCGGGGGAGACCCGCGGATGCTGGACGCCCTGTTCGGGCCGGTGGACGCGGCCGGCCCCGGTCCGGGGCCTCGTCCCGTCGACGGCGTCGGTCCCGGTCCGGTCGTCGGTACCGGTACGGCGCCGACGGCCACCGAACGCGACGGCGCGCTGGCCCTCGCCGTCGGCCTCGCCGCCAACCGTGCGTT
- a CDS encoding alpha/beta hydrolase family protein: MVRARHIGVTAAALLAVAGASPGAAVAQGRPPAHTAESGASSEGTLPPGWRIAGGRSQAQLVWRSDRPVPMGDARVEFRSGGRLLGVPQPSGDGHSFRLPLDGQRAGDLHGLQVWSGGRRLDARGTTGDMSAAEPPAPLPANPVDPGKPGSYRTRTGEYSLKSVKLPGLSVPVEMRGVVVAPVGASGERPLALFLHGRHYTCYQGKQISGDWPCKTGWKPVPSHRGYLRDQQLLASQGYVTVSISAGGINGQDFAAEDGGAQARSSLVRLHLARWADWAAHPETAPAVVRRSPRADLSRVLLVGHSRGGEGVNRAALDSLYPPPADQDGYHGPVRWSVRGMVLIGPTVFGQNPVPDVPSVTVLPGCDGDVSDLQGEVYVDGTRAVSDGSALHSAVYVIGADHNFFNSEWTPGRSAAPSEDDFSDDPQHPDPVCGKRAATRLTADQQHRAGSTYIAAAARLFLAGDDRVRPLLDGSGKRAPSADPARVLSHAVGARRGAGFLPDGGVSVTGARLCDAVNPSPGKACLDGRAAGASPHFAQWETDREAGRHAIVLRWARTGALARVSTSHPVSLRGSEALALRLFVPPNSRSTQLDVSLTDTAGRKVTLGRVRADGLPGSGRTASYWAREFRVPLTAATRGRFALGSVKSLELTSRSATGQAWLMDAWGWRPGTPAVRAAALPRVDIGRMTVDEGDSGVRTYRVPVQVTGHGSGQVRVYVVDPATGTAKDRLVTVRPGGHDIDVPVEVKGNTHYGPDVSHDVLVKAVHGAVVGSYRGGITVHDDDPAPTMTVTPVADRVTEGKSLTWRLSLSQAVDVDMSAMFTAVPPGTGPELSTKDVPARWLQETAGVKPDPERPLSKAGIYLWMDVPAGKTSVDITVPTVEDKVKEPAEAVRFQQTDMNTDEPKDGGLVLTGSVLDAS, translated from the coding sequence GTGGTCCGTGCCCGGCACATAGGGGTGACCGCCGCCGCGTTGCTCGCGGTGGCGGGGGCATCCCCAGGGGCGGCAGTCGCCCAAGGCCGACCACCGGCACATACGGCCGAGTCAGGGGCATCAAGTGAGGGCACGCTGCCACCGGGCTGGCGGATCGCCGGCGGTCGGTCGCAGGCGCAGCTGGTGTGGCGGTCGGACCGGCCGGTGCCGATGGGTGATGCCAGGGTCGAATTCCGGTCGGGCGGGCGCCTGTTGGGAGTGCCGCAGCCGAGCGGGGACGGCCACAGCTTCCGGCTGCCGCTGGACGGGCAGCGCGCCGGCGATCTGCACGGACTGCAAGTCTGGTCCGGCGGACGGCGGTTGGACGCGCGCGGGACGACCGGGGACATGTCGGCGGCCGAGCCTCCCGCCCCGCTGCCCGCGAACCCCGTCGACCCGGGCAAGCCCGGCTCGTACCGGACCAGGACGGGCGAGTACAGCCTCAAGTCGGTGAAGCTGCCCGGTCTTTCGGTGCCGGTGGAGATGCGCGGGGTGGTCGTCGCCCCCGTGGGCGCGTCCGGCGAGCGGCCGCTCGCGCTGTTCCTGCACGGCCGCCACTACACCTGCTACCAGGGCAAGCAGATCAGCGGCGACTGGCCCTGCAAGACCGGCTGGAAGCCGGTGCCCAGCCACCGCGGCTATCTGCGCGACCAGCAACTCCTGGCATCCCAGGGCTATGTGACCGTCTCGATCTCCGCGGGCGGCATCAACGGCCAGGACTTCGCGGCCGAGGACGGCGGCGCCCAGGCCCGCTCCTCGCTGGTGCGGCTGCACCTGGCCCGGTGGGCCGACTGGGCCGCGCACCCCGAGACCGCTCCGGCCGTCGTACGCCGGTCACCGCGCGCCGATCTGTCCCGGGTGCTGCTCGTCGGGCACTCGCGGGGCGGCGAGGGCGTCAACCGGGCGGCCCTGGACAGCCTCTACCCGCCGCCGGCCGACCAGGACGGCTATCACGGCCCGGTCCGCTGGTCCGTCCGCGGCATGGTGCTGATCGGTCCCACGGTCTTCGGTCAGAACCCGGTGCCCGACGTGCCGTCGGTGACGGTCCTGCCAGGCTGCGACGGTGACGTCTCCGACCTGCAGGGCGAGGTGTACGTCGACGGGACCCGCGCGGTCAGCGACGGCAGCGCGCTGCACAGCGCCGTGTACGTCATCGGCGCCGACCACAACTTCTTCAACTCCGAGTGGACGCCCGGCAGGTCCGCGGCGCCCTCGGAGGACGACTTCTCCGACGACCCGCAGCACCCGGATCCTGTGTGCGGCAAGCGCGCGGCGACCCGGCTCACCGCCGACCAGCAGCACCGGGCCGGCTCGACGTACATCGCCGCAGCCGCGCGGCTGTTCCTGGCCGGTGACGACCGGGTACGGCCGCTGCTGGACGGTTCCGGGAAACGGGCGCCATCGGCGGATCCGGCGCGCGTCCTGAGCCATGCGGTGGGGGCGCGCCGGGGTGCCGGGTTCCTGCCGGACGGCGGGGTGTCGGTGACCGGCGCCCGGCTGTGCGACGCGGTGAACCCCAGCCCGGGCAAGGCGTGTCTGGACGGGCGCGCGGCGGGCGCCTCGCCACACTTCGCGCAGTGGGAGACCGACCGGGAGGCGGGCCGGCACGCGATCGTGCTGCGCTGGGCGCGCACCGGTGCCCTTGCCCGGGTGAGCACCTCGCACCCGGTGTCGCTGAGGGGCTCCGAGGCGCTGGCGCTGCGGCTGTTCGTGCCGCCGAACTCCCGGAGCACCCAGCTGGATGTGTCCCTCACCGACACCGCCGGCCGGAAGGTGACGCTGGGCCGGGTGCGGGCCGACGGACTGCCCGGCAGTGGGCGCACCGCGTCGTACTGGGCGCGCGAGTTCCGGGTGCCGCTGACCGCGGCGACGCGCGGGCGGTTCGCGCTCGGCTCGGTCAAGTCCCTTGAACTGACGTCGCGTTCGGCGACCGGGCAGGCCTGGCTGATGGACGCGTGGGGCTGGCGGCCCGGGACACCGGCGGTGCGGGCGGCCGCGCTGCCCCGCGTGGACATCGGCCGGATGACGGTCGACGAGGGCGACTCGGGTGTGCGCACCTACCGCGTTCCGGTCCAGGTGACCGGCCACGGCAGCGGACAGGTCCGGGTGTACGTGGTCGACCCGGCCACCGGGACGGCGAAGGACCGGCTGGTGACGGTGCGTCCGGGCGGTCACGACATCGACGTACCGGTCGAGGTGAAGGGCAACACGCACTACGGCCCCGACGTGTCGCACGACGTCCTGGTCAAGGCGGTGCACGGGGCGGTCGTCGGCTCCTACCGGGGCGGGATCACGGTCCACGACGACGATCCGGCGCCGACGATGACCGTCACACCGGTCGCCGACCGGGTCACCGAGGGGAAGTCCCTGACGTGGCGGCTGTCGCTGTCGCAGGCGGTGGACGTGGACATGAGCGCGATGTTCACCGCGGTGCCGCCCGGCACCGGTCCGGAGCTGTCCACGAAGGACGTCCCGGCGCGCTGGCTTCAGGAGACCGCCGGGGTGAAGCCCGATCCGGAGCGTCCGCTGTCAAAGGCCGGGATCTACCTGTGGATGGACGTCCCTGCGGGGAAGACGAGCGTGGACATCACCGTGCCCACGGTCGAGGACAAGGTGAAGGAACCGGCCGAGGCGGTGCGGTTCCAGCAGACCGACATGAACACCGATGAGCCGAAGGACGGCGGGCTGGTGCTGACCGGGTCGGTGCTGGACGCGTCGTAG
- a CDS encoding SAM-dependent methyltransferase has product MTGNPAATDDAAESLRSRIGTSQPHTARIWNYWLGGKDNYEADRAAGDRMRQLHPGIGEYARADRLFPGRAVRRLVAEAGIRQFLDPGLQRAGGADPARRGHLHRRWRRIRTVWYGS; this is encoded by the coding sequence GTGACCGGCAACCCGGCAGCCACCGACGACGCGGCCGAGTCGCTGCGCAGCCGCATCGGCACCAGTCAGCCGCACACCGCCCGGATCTGGAACTACTGGCTCGGCGGCAAGGACAACTACGAGGCCGACCGCGCGGCCGGCGATCGGATGCGCCAACTGCACCCGGGCATCGGGGAGTACGCGCGCGCCGACCGGCTCTTCCCTGGCCGTGCCGTGCGCCGTCTGGTCGCCGAGGCGGGCATCCGGCAGTTCCTGGACCCTGGACTTCAGCGAGCCGGTGGCGCTGATCCTGCTCGGCGTGGTCATCTTCATCGGCGATGGCGGAGGATCCGTACGGTCTGGTACGGCAGTTGA
- a CDS encoding SAM-dependent methyltransferase, whose translation MVIFIGDGGGSVRSGTAVDRPAAVGSHLMLSHTITSPSMPDVDEAVKFWNENGTPKLAQRTPEAVAWFFDGLDLLEPGVVSCSRWRPEHPHGAVPEEVAMYGGVARKG comes from the coding sequence GTGGTCATCTTCATCGGCGATGGCGGAGGATCCGTACGGTCTGGTACGGCAGTTGACCGACCGGCTGCCGTCGGCAGCCATCTGATGCTGTCGCACACGATCACCAGCCCGTCGATGCCGGACGTGGACGAGGCGGTGAAATTCTGGAACGAGAACGGCACCCCGAAGCTGGCCCAGCGCACGCCCGAGGCCGTGGCCTGGTTCTTCGACGGCCTCGACCTGCTGGAACCGGGTGTGGTGTCGTGCTCGCGCTGGCGCCCGGAGCACCCGCACGGGGCCGTGCCGGAGGAGGTCGCCATGTACGGCGGGGTGGCCCGCAAGGGCTGA
- a CDS encoding PPOX class F420-dependent oxidoreductase, protein MDDTRLDRLGSGKYLLVTSYRKNGTPVATPVWVVRDGDTLGVWTAADSFKVKRIRRRPDILVGPCDLRGNPTGDQLPATAAIADAATTARYRGLITRKYGILGRLTLLGSRLRRGLDGTVGIRVTLTD, encoded by the coding sequence ATGGACGACACACGGCTGGACCGGCTCGGCTCCGGCAAATATCTGCTGGTGACCAGCTATCGCAAGAACGGCACCCCGGTCGCCACCCCGGTGTGGGTGGTCCGGGACGGGGACACCCTCGGGGTCTGGACGGCCGCCGACAGTTTCAAGGTCAAGCGGATCCGGCGCCGCCCCGACATCCTCGTCGGCCCCTGCGACCTGCGCGGCAACCCCACCGGCGACCAGCTGCCGGCCACCGCCGCGATCGCCGACGCGGCCACCACCGCCCGCTACCGGGGCCTGATCACCCGCAAATACGGCATCCTCGGCCGCCTCACCCTGCTCGGCAGCCGGCTGCGGCGCGGCCTGGACGGCACGGTCGGGATCCGGGTGACCCTCACGGACTGA
- a CDS encoding NAD(P)/FAD-dependent oxidoreductase gives MRVVVVGAGMLGASVAYHLAGRKVPVTLVERAARPGAGVTGDSFAWIGGAGGHWPGGAAGLRGSVLADWRRLEAELPRVRARWTGSLRWPPGEDLPEEAWLSGDSRPEEAWPSGDSRPEEAADGAVVRVGPERIRALEPRLRTPPPSAVHTPSDGGVDPVAVTEALVRAVPALGGRVLLGASGVALRVAGGRVTGVATEDGFHPADRVVLAAGTGVNALCAPLGISLPVTASPARLVRLTAPPGLVNGIVAGPDFAVREVAPGQLLMTLPEPEKAAAQGSSNPAANPLALLRAAFTGTGACQVVGSRVADRPVPAGGPLIGPLTSDGSVYVAVAHSAVTLAPVIGRLVAAEIADGRSAEQLRACRPRLS, from the coding sequence ATGCGGGTCGTCGTCGTGGGTGCCGGGATGCTGGGGGCGTCGGTGGCGTATCACCTGGCGGGCCGGAAGGTGCCGGTCACCCTGGTGGAGCGAGCGGCGCGGCCCGGCGCGGGGGTGACGGGCGACTCGTTCGCGTGGATCGGCGGCGCGGGCGGTCACTGGCCCGGTGGCGCGGCCGGCCTGCGCGGGTCGGTCCTGGCGGACTGGCGGCGACTGGAGGCGGAGCTGCCCCGGGTCCGGGCGCGCTGGACGGGCTCGCTGCGGTGGCCGCCCGGGGAGGACCTGCCCGAGGAGGCATGGCTGTCCGGGGACAGCCGGCCCGAAGAGGCATGGCCGTCCGGGGACAGCCGGCCCGAAGAGGCGGCCGACGGGGCGGTCGTACGGGTGGGTCCGGAGCGGATCAGGGCGCTCGAACCCCGGCTGCGCACTCCCCCGCCGTCGGCCGTCCATACCCCCTCCGACGGCGGCGTGGATCCGGTCGCGGTCACCGAGGCCCTGGTCCGGGCGGTGCCGGCGCTCGGCGGCCGGGTGCTGCTCGGGGCGTCCGGGGTGGCGCTGCGGGTCGCCGGGGGCCGGGTGACCGGTGTGGCCACCGAGGACGGCTTCCATCCGGCGGACCGGGTGGTGCTGGCCGCCGGTACGGGTGTGAACGCGCTCTGCGCGCCGCTGGGCATCTCCCTCCCGGTCACCGCGTCACCGGCGCGTCTCGTCCGGCTGACCGCGCCGCCCGGCCTGGTCAACGGCATCGTGGCCGGACCGGACTTCGCGGTACGGGAAGTGGCGCCGGGACAGCTGCTGATGACACTGCCGGAGCCGGAAAAGGCCGCTGCGCAGGGCTCGTCGAACCCTGCGGCGAACCCACTCGCCCTCCTGCGAGCCGCTTTCACCGGCACCGGCGCCTGCCAGGTCGTCGGCTCGCGGGTCGCCGACCGGCCGGTGCCCGCGGGCGGCCCGCTCATCGGCCCGCTGACCTCGGACGGCTCGGTGTACGTCGCCGTCGCCCACTCCGCCGTGACGCTCGCGCCCGTGATCGGCCGGCTGGTGGCGGCCGAGATCGCCGACGGGCGGTCCGCGGAGCAACTCCGGGCGTGCCGACCCCGGTTGTCCTGA
- a CDS encoding MalY/PatB family protein, protein MTGTPHESSACPDPLRALDLERLRRRTSMKWRTYPEDVLPLWVAEMDVPLAEPVVRAVTDALALGDTGYPAGTAYAEALAAFAADRWGWDGIAIERTAIVPDVMLGVVEMIKLVTGPGDPVIVNPPVYPPFFQFIGHMDRKVVEAPLGAGLRLDPAALEDTFRAATAATGRAAFLLCSPHNPTGTVHTAQELAAVAALAERYGVRVVADEIHAPLVAPGVPFVPYLSVPGAERGLSLMSASKGWNLAGLKAALALAGPKAAADLDRMPEEVSHGPSHLGVIAHTAALRDGTGWLDALLTGLDTNRRLLAALLAEHLPALRLHPAEATYLAWLDCRALGLGDDPAQVFLDRGRVAVNSGLPFGTGGAGHVRLNLATSPEILTEGVRRMAAALFRAGS, encoded by the coding sequence ATGACCGGCACCCCGCACGAATCCTCTGCCTGTCCGGACCCGCTGCGCGCCCTCGACCTGGAGCGGCTGCGCCGCCGTACGAGCATGAAGTGGCGCACCTATCCCGAGGACGTGCTGCCGCTGTGGGTGGCCGAGATGGACGTCCCCCTCGCCGAACCGGTGGTCCGTGCCGTCACCGACGCGCTCGCCCTCGGCGACACCGGGTACCCCGCCGGCACCGCCTACGCCGAGGCGCTGGCCGCGTTCGCCGCCGACCGCTGGGGCTGGGACGGGATCGCGATCGAGCGCACCGCGATCGTCCCGGACGTGATGCTCGGTGTGGTCGAGATGATCAAACTGGTCACCGGGCCCGGCGATCCGGTGATCGTCAATCCGCCGGTGTACCCGCCGTTCTTCCAGTTCATCGGCCACATGGACCGCAAGGTGGTCGAGGCCCCGCTCGGTGCCGGGCTGCGCCTCGATCCGGCCGCCCTGGAGGACACGTTCCGGGCGGCGACCGCCGCCACCGGCCGCGCCGCCTTCCTGCTGTGCAGCCCGCACAACCCCACCGGCACCGTCCACACCGCGCAGGAGCTGGCCGCCGTCGCAGCCCTCGCCGAGCGGTACGGCGTCCGGGTCGTCGCGGACGAGATCCACGCCCCGCTCGTCGCCCCTGGCGTGCCCTTCGTGCCGTATCTGAGCGTGCCCGGCGCCGAGCGCGGCCTGTCCCTGATGTCCGCCTCCAAGGGCTGGAACCTGGCCGGCCTCAAGGCCGCCCTCGCCCTCGCCGGACCGAAGGCGGCCGCCGACCTCGACCGGATGCCCGAGGAGGTCAGCCACGGCCCCAGCCACCTCGGCGTCATCGCCCACACGGCCGCCCTGCGCGACGGCACCGGCTGGCTGGACGCCCTGCTGACCGGCCTCGACACCAACCGGCGTCTGCTCGCCGCCCTCCTCGCCGAGCACCTGCCCGCGCTCCGCCTCCACCCGGCCGAGGCCACCTATCTGGCCTGGCTCGACTGCCGTGCCCTCGGCCTCGGCGACGATCCCGCGCAGGTCTTCCTGGACCGCGGCCGGGTCGCCGTCAACTCCGGTCTGCCGTTCGGCACTGGCGGCGCGGGGCACGTACGGCTGAACCTGGCGACCTCGCCGGAGATCCTCACCGAGGGCGTCCGGAGGATGGCGGCGGCTCTGTTCCGAGCGGGCTCCTAG
- a CDS encoding ROK family transcriptional regulator, whose protein sequence is MTSWLPLSPAERSVAIEVLVHGPLSRTELARRLGLSQGSLTRLTKPLIESGLLVESPETGATQARQGRPSQPLRVVADARSFLGFKVTGDMVYGVVTTLRSEVTARLDRPLTTHDPAAVADVVAALSAELAEGRPAVAGIGIGVGGLVRERAVVEESPFLGWQGVPLAALVRDRTGLPVIVENDVAALTEAETWFGAGRGLDRFALLTIGAGIGYGLVLGGRRVPFAEEGRGPGRHWIIDPYGPLTPDGVRGSAVSLLTIPSIEYQIRAATGRDTSYAEILAGAAAGEPMAARVVGEAARALGALVAQIANFALPQKILLAGEGVGLMDVAGAAVHETVRAHRHPLADVVDLETKVSDFHDWARGAAVLAIQVLVLGEGRV, encoded by the coding sequence ATGACGAGCTGGCTGCCGCTGAGCCCGGCGGAGCGCTCCGTGGCGATCGAGGTGCTCGTACATGGTCCGCTGTCGCGCACTGAGCTGGCCCGGCGTCTCGGGCTCTCCCAGGGCAGTCTCACCCGGCTGACCAAGCCGCTGATCGAGTCCGGGCTGCTGGTGGAGTCCCCCGAGACGGGCGCGACCCAGGCGCGTCAGGGTCGTCCTTCGCAGCCGCTCCGGGTGGTGGCCGACGCCCGCTCCTTCCTCGGCTTCAAGGTCACCGGCGACATGGTCTACGGCGTCGTCACCACGCTGCGCAGTGAGGTCACGGCCCGCCTGGACCGGCCGCTGACCACGCACGACCCGGCCGCCGTCGCCGACGTGGTCGCCGCACTGTCCGCCGAGCTCGCCGAGGGGCGCCCCGCCGTGGCCGGTATCGGGATCGGCGTCGGCGGTCTGGTGCGGGAGCGCGCGGTGGTCGAGGAGTCGCCGTTCCTCGGCTGGCAGGGCGTGCCGCTCGCCGCACTGGTCCGGGACCGCACCGGGCTGCCGGTCATCGTGGAGAACGACGTCGCCGCCCTGACCGAGGCCGAGACCTGGTTCGGCGCGGGCCGTGGCCTCGACCGCTTCGCGCTGCTGACCATCGGCGCCGGCATCGGCTACGGACTGGTGCTCGGCGGCCGGCGCGTGCCGTTCGCGGAGGAGGGCCGCGGCCCCGGCCGGCACTGGATCATCGACCCGTACGGCCCGCTCACCCCGGACGGCGTGCGCGGCAGCGCCGTGTCCTTGCTCACCATTCCGAGCATCGAGTACCAGATCCGCGCCGCGACCGGCCGCGACACCTCCTACGCGGAGATCCTCGCCGGTGCCGCCGCGGGCGAGCCCATGGCCGCCCGGGTCGTCGGCGAGGCCGCCCGTGCGCTCGGTGCCCTGGTCGCCCAGATCGCCAACTTCGCCCTGCCGCAGAAGATCCTGCTCGCCGGTGAGGGGGTCGGACTGATGGATGTGGCCGGGGCCGCGGTCCACGAGACCGTCCGCGCCCATCGGCATCCGCTCGCCGATGTCGTGGACCTGGAGACGAAGGTCTCCGACTTCCACGACTGGGCGCGTGGCGCCGCCGTACTGGCGATCCAGGTGCTCGTGCTGGGTGAGGGGAGAGTGTGA
- a CDS encoding S1 family peptidase, with product MRHARRRIVRRVTRLAAVGGLLLGGAMVTQAAMASETPPAAVRALAAPTGTGDTGAALVARLGTARTAGSWIGADGRPVVAVTDDAAARAVRGAGVVAKVVAHSMDELKSATAALRSAPRVAGTAWAVDYRTNRVMVSADSTVSRDDWSRMSHLTAKIGDFVRMERTKGTFTTRLNGAQPILSTGGRCSAGFNVTDGQSAFILTAGHCGPAGSTWFADSQGNQQLGQTVSSTFPGNDFSLVKYASGTAGDGADVVAIGGGNGVRITGAADAQVGQRVFRSGSTSGLHDGTVTALNATVNYPEGTVTGLIQTNVCAEPGDSGGPLFSDGIALGVTSGGSGDCTAGGTTFFQPVTKAMTALNVKLIVSAQSAAAQNARNAQNSGGTAQSTAPSPAATQAAIAPSAVSPGSAAPVSGGPNETLLARLTDTRNIGPGLLVIAGSLIALVATRYIRAEQDRKAYQRYYSATWG from the coding sequence ATGCGGCACGCACGACGACGCATCGTCCGGCGAGTGACACGCCTGGCGGCGGTCGGCGGACTCCTTCTGGGGGGCGCGATGGTCACCCAGGCGGCCATGGCGAGCGAGACACCTCCGGCCGCCGTGAGAGCGCTGGCCGCCCCCACCGGTACCGGGGACACCGGCGCCGCGCTGGTGGCGCGGCTCGGCACGGCACGTACGGCGGGCAGCTGGATCGGCGCCGACGGGCGGCCGGTGGTGGCGGTGACCGACGACGCGGCGGCACGGGCGGTGCGCGGCGCGGGGGTCGTGGCCAAGGTCGTCGCGCACAGCATGGACGAGCTCAAGTCGGCCACGGCCGCGCTGCGTTCGGCACCTCGGGTGGCGGGCACCGCGTGGGCGGTGGACTACCGGACCAACCGGGTCATGGTGAGCGCGGACAGCACGGTCTCCCGGGACGACTGGTCCCGGATGAGCCATCTGACCGCGAAAATAGGCGACTTCGTGCGGATGGAGCGTACGAAGGGCACCTTCACCACACGGCTGAACGGCGCCCAGCCGATCCTGTCGACCGGCGGCCGCTGCTCGGCGGGGTTCAACGTGACCGACGGGCAGAGCGCCTTCATCCTCACCGCCGGGCACTGCGGTCCGGCCGGATCCACCTGGTTCGCCGACAGCCAGGGCAACCAGCAGCTGGGGCAGACGGTGAGCAGCACCTTCCCCGGCAACGACTTCTCGCTCGTGAAGTACGCCTCCGGCACGGCCGGTGACGGCGCGGACGTCGTCGCGATCGGCGGCGGCAACGGGGTGCGGATCACGGGGGCGGCCGATGCGCAGGTGGGGCAGCGGGTGTTCCGCAGCGGCAGCACCAGCGGTCTGCACGACGGGACGGTCACCGCGCTGAACGCCACCGTCAACTACCCCGAGGGCACGGTCACCGGGCTCATCCAGACGAATGTGTGTGCCGAGCCGGGCGACAGCGGCGGCCCGCTGTTCTCCGACGGCATCGCGCTCGGTGTCACCTCGGGCGGCAGCGGGGACTGCACGGCGGGCGGGACGACGTTCTTCCAGCCGGTCACGAAGGCCATGACGGCGCTGAACGTCAAGCTCATCGTGTCGGCCCAGAGCGCCGCCGCCCAGAACGCCCGGAACGCCCAGAACTCCGGCGGCACCGCCCAGAGCACCGCTCCCTCCCCCGCGGCCACGCAGGCGGCGATCGCGCCGAGCGCGGTCTCGCCGGGCTCGGCGGCACCGGTGTCCGGCGGCCCGAACGAAACGCTGCTGGCCCGGCTGACGGACACCCGGAACATCGGTCCGGGGCTGCTGGTCATCGCGGGCAGTCTGATCGCGCTCGTCGCCACCCGGTACATCCGGGCCGAGCAGGACCGCAAGGCCTATCAGCGGTACTACTCGGCGACCTGGGGCTGA